Proteins from a genomic interval of Syngnathoides biaculeatus isolate LvHL_M chromosome 23, ASM1980259v1, whole genome shotgun sequence:
- the taf1b gene encoding TATA box-binding protein-associated factor RNA polymerase I subunit B isoform X3, with product MEEELTGNYREACPQCGSVDWGVSDEQRFFCRSCHNVIERTYELESVPYTPGWSQITTISRGIRRKKQEGRRLWVECEGFQFILIKQAAALLELGVAPSFKDDVLRPLWQRFLQMSNQAYTNTPVRSTKFKMQAIDSDVASGTESSFLSTSEMDSETYAPSASASQPDSCSDWSDGSHGSSATLRTRHKSRCRPMRMTKTLALIHLALVWSRQALTLGDLLRLVSDGHVPYITAYQDLPEEMKLNGPKAMIFTVQTVPTHRALHKEAQTLIRFLQLPAFPPIRHQDPLHPKMLSLRYLADANLPADELYPWVCMLMERSSLADPERKTLEASSRRTLPQYDVQAAALIIVAMKLLFGLDDRTEWYLSNATGDLVTEECTSHDQPSQTGSPFSLRRWYRLLHVAMTRAQQRQERVTARKQWKGMPLYSNRKVKSAVLKKQSCVHAILCARRSRRDAEVVFGEIVILHGRRTPSGAVVFHVLLGGRGRR from the exons aTGGAAGAAGAGTTGACG GGCAATTACCGGGAAGCGTGTCCGCAGTGTGGGTCTGTGGACTGGGGAGTGTCAGACGAGCAGCGGTTTTTCTGCAGGTCTTGTCATAACGTCATCGAG CGAACCTATGAACTGGAGTCGGTCCCGTACACGCCGGGATGGTCGCAGATCACCACCATCAGCCGAGGGATCCGAAGAAAGAAGCAAg AGGGAAGGCGCCTGTGGGTGGAGTGTGAAGGCTTCCAGTTCATTCTAATTAAGCAAGCGGCCGCCCTGCTCGAGCTGGGCGTTGCCCCAAGTTTTAAG GACGATGTGTTGCGGCCGCTGTGGCAGCGCTTCTTGCAGATGAGCAACCAGGCGTACACGAACACCCCAGTCAGGAGCACCAAGTTCAAAATG caAGCTATTGATTCGGATGTGGCCAGTGGCACTGAGTCGTCCTTCCTGTCCACTAGCGAGATGGACAGTGAGACGTACGCGCCCAGCGCGTCCGCGTCGCAACCAG ACAGCTGTAGTGATTGGTCTGATGGCTCTCATGGCAGCTCTGCCACCTTAAGGACTCGCCACAAGTCACGCTGCAGACCCATGAGGATGACCAAAACGCTGGCACTGATCCACTTGGCCCTGGTGTGGAGTCGCCAAGCGCTGACTCTTGGCGATCTGCTCAG GTTGGTGAGCGACGGACATGTCCCGTATATTACTGCCTACCAGGACCTCCCTGAGGAGATGAAGCTGAACGGCCCAAAGGCAATGATCTTCACTGTGCAG ACGGTCCCAACCCACCGTGCGCTGCACAAGGAGGCCCAGACGCTTATTCGCTTCCTGCAACTTCCCGCTTTTCCTCCAATCCGCCACCAGGACCCACTACATCCGAAAATGCTCAGCCTGCGCTATCTGGCTGACGCCAACCTTCCCG CAGATGAGCTCTACCCGTGGGTGTGCATGCTGATGGAGCGCAGTAGCCTGGCAGACCCAGAGCGCAAAACCTTGGAAGCCTCCAGTCGCCGCACGCTGCCGCAGTACGACGTGCAGGCCGCCGCTCTCATCATCGTCGCCATGAAGCTCCTCTTTGGCCTGGACGACCGCACAGAATG GTATTTGTCAAATGCCACCGGTGATCTGGTTACTGAAGAATGTACGTCACATGACCAGCCGTCACAGACAGGAAGCCCATTCAGTCTGAGAAGGTGGTACCGTCTTCTGCACGTCGCCATGACCCGAGCGCAGCAGAGACAAGAGCGTGTTACAGCCAG AAAGCAGTGGAAGGGCATGCCGCTTTACTCAAACAGGAAGGTCAAATCTGcagttttgaaaaaacaaa GTTGTGTACATGCAATCCTGTGTGCGCGCAGGAGTCGCCGAGACGCTGAAGTCGTGTTTGGAGAAATTGTCATCTTGCACGGCAGACGCACCCCCAGCGGCGCCGTCGTCTTTCACGTTCTGCTGGGGGGAAGAGGACGGCGCTGA